The proteins below are encoded in one region of Sminthopsis crassicaudata isolate SCR6 chromosome 1, ASM4859323v1, whole genome shotgun sequence:
- the LYL1 gene encoding protein lyl-1, giving the protein MCPPRDSVKLGHTMMEKLEAVPTLPCSAPSPAPSSSSPLSEPEPSSPQDGDNGRPASSPSPPKLPPHVPVISLGHSKPPAMATTELVTPPPLPSLVPISALTAGPPPLALGGLLPTHYHPHPFLSSHVYIGTAGSFSIFPSSRLKRRPSHCEPDLNEGHQPLKVARRVFTNSRERWRQQNVNGAFAELRKLLPTHPPDRKLSKNEVLRLALKYIGFLGRLLRDQAAAPANAPAPAVAPAGAAARKRERSAAGAGVGEGTRRGSGRRAEAVRSPPALPPTPASPHRDGAEQHVKGKCSLRDRTAVGCQAR; this is encoded by the exons ATGTGCCCTCCGAGGGACTCTGTGAAGCTGGGCCACACCATGATGGAGAAACTAGAGGCTGTGCCTACCCTCCCCTGCTCAGCTCCCTCGCCCGCACCCAGCAGCTCCTCCCCTTTGTCCGAGCCCGAACCCAGTAGCCCCCAGGATGGGGACAATGGCCGCCCTGCCTCATCCCCATCACCCCCCAAGCTGCCACCCCACGTGCCTGTCATCAGCCTGGGCCACAGCAAACCACCTGCCATGGCCACCACTGAGCTCGTCACGCCTCCCCCACTGCCCTCCCTCGTCCCAATTTCTGCCCTGACAGCCGGCCCACCCCCACTGGCCTTGGGCGGCCTGCTCCCGACACACTACCACCCACACCCCTTTCTAAGCAG CCATGTCTACATCGGCACCGCTGGGTCCTTCAGCATCTTCCCCAGCAGCAGACTGAAGCGACGGCCCAGCCACTGTGAGCCTGACCTAAATGAgg GGCATCAGCCTCTGAAGGTGGCTCGCCGCGTGTTCACCAACAGCCGGGAGCGCTGGCGGCAGCAGAACGTGAATGGGGCCTTCGCGGAGCTGCGCAAACTGCTGCCCACACACCCGCCCGACCGGAAGCTGAGCAAAAACGAGGTGCTTCGTCTGGCCCTCAAGTACATCGGCTTCCTGGGCCGGCTGCTTCGGGACCAGGCAGCCGCCCCGGCCAATGCCCCGGCTCCGGCCGTGGCTCCGGCGGGAGCAGCTGCGCGCAAGCGGGAGCGCAGCGCTGCGGGCGCGGGCGTGGGCGAGGGCACGCGCCGAGGGTCCGGGCGCAGAGCAGAGGCGGTGCGCTCCCCTCCGGCGCTCCCGCCCACGCCCGCTTCCCCTCACCGGGATGGAGCTGAGCAGCACGTCAAGGGCAAGTGCTCGCTGCGGGACAGGACGGCCGTGGGGTGCCAAGCTCGGTGA